GGCATAGTAACGTTCGATGCCGGGGGCAAAGCCCTGAGTATTGAGGAGAAGCCGCAGCGGCCGCGCTCGAATTACGCTGTGCCGGGACTGTATTTTTATGACCAGCGGGTGGTGGAATTTGCGAAGGGTCTGAAACCTTCCGACCGGGGTGAATTAGAAATCACCGACATAAATAAGATCTATCTGGAACTTGGCGAGCTTCAGGTGCTGCGATTCAGCCGCGGTATTGCGTGGCTGGATATGGGTACTCACCAGAGCCTATTGGAAGCGAGCAATTTCATCGAGGCCATCGAATCGCGCCAGGGGCTGAAGATCGGCTGTATTGAAGAAGTGGCGTTTCATATGGGGTATATTGATGCCGCTCGGCTGGAAGAGATTATTCAAGACACTCCCGCCAGCCAGTACCGGGATTACCTTCAGCACGTCTTGCAGGAGGCCCATCAGCTAAGAGATTAACAGCTGGAGCACTCCGCCTGGTTTGGTCCTTCTCGTCAATAAAAATATTTAGCCTGGCCTGAGTGCTGGCCTTTGTGATCCCCAGCATTCACACCAGGTGTAGAGATAACCAACCTTCTGGAGAAGGATCAGCGCTAAAGAAGGGTGATTATCGTCCCTTTTTAGAGCGGGCTCTAGAGCGATAATTCCAGCAAGTTTTCGGAACTATTCCAAGACGGTGATACGGTGATCTTTTCACCGAGCTTAATATCATAGTGTTCGATTAACGGTTTGGCGTTAATGCGATAGGTCGACTTACTCTTGCCAACAGCGCGGATTTTGAAGGCAGCTTTAGTCTTGTATTTTTTCGGCTGCAACCCAACTTTCTTGGAGGATGGATCGTAGTAGAGTTCCAGGTGGGTAGCCCCTTTCAAATATTGTTCGTAAGCCGCCGAATTTAGGGAAATCTGACCTCCTTTCAGTACTTTTGCTACCGGAGGTTTTTGAGTGACTTTACCCTTCTTTACTGGTACAAACTTCTCGTACGACATGATTTTATTACCCCTACTTTTGTTGTGGTTCTCACTGCTATTTTACTGAAGGATATGAGAAAATGCAACGCTTTGATGATTTCAAGAAAATGGATTTTGAGTAGATAGTAATCGTGCTCGAGCAGGTTGTTTATAGCGTTATGTTACTGAATAATGATCCTTATGCCGGGTAATGGTAATTTCTGTTAACAGGCAAAGTATTCAAAAGATAAGATTATGATACCTAGAGTGTTTCTTTAAGAAACTCAGTAACAGGGTAGCCGCACTGTTGACGGCAGCTGTCCAGCTCTCAATTATGACCAACAAAATGGCATTCGATCTGCCGGAACCTTTCTCTTTTATGACTAATTTCGGTGCTAGACAGTAGAAATGATTGTTCAAAAAATCCTACCGCGTAGTCATACTTTTCATCACTTCAGGTGGGAAAGCGCCTGTTCAGCAATCTCACATAATAGGTCTATTCATAGTTATTAGTTGCACGTTGATCGTTTTTCATTGCAGCAATCCTCATAAACAGACTGACAGTATTCAGGCTTAGGTAAACAAGCTTCCACAATTTATGTCGCTTGGCCGTGGTCTATACATAGGCTATACTCTTTCTTCTTATAAATAATGGGAAGAAAGCGCTTGGCGTTGGTATGGGATCAAATCCCCATAATTAGCCTAGATTCATTCCTATCTGTAACGGACAGCTCGGATTACAGGAGGAATAAATCAGTCTTCGAGGAAGAGAGCTTTATCCAGGCTGGCGAAAAATCTTTGAAAGAACTCGGGATCCTCGATAGGTCCGGCCTCCTCAACTTGTCCCCCTCTCTCGCGCTGGCCGCTGCCACTCACTCGCACTCGTG
This portion of the Candidatus Neomarinimicrobiota bacterium genome encodes:
- the rfbA gene encoding glucose-1-phosphate thymidylyltransferase RfbA; this encodes MKGIILAGGAGTRLYPLSTAVCKQLLPVNDKPMIYYPLSTLMLAGLRDILIISTPHDLPRFEQILGDGSRLGVSFSYEEQPRPEGIAQAFIVGESFIAGSPVCLILGDNVFYGTGYIEQLRKAVAQDRGATIFAYPVRDPQRYGIVTFDAGGKALSIEEKPQRPRSNYAVPGLYFYDQRVVEFAKGLKPSDRGELEITDINKIYLELGELQVLRFSRGIAWLDMGTHQSLLEASNFIEAIESRQGLKIGCIEEVAFHMGYIDAARLEEIIQDTPASQYRDYLQHVLQEAHQLRD